A segment of the Streptomyces sp. XD-27 genome:
CTTGCCGCTTTTTACCTGAATGGCAATCCAGTATCCCGTTCTCTTGCCGCCGCGCGTGAAGTTAACGATCATGTCTTCACCGTGATCGTTCCCTCCGTCGATCTCCTGAACGATGTGATCGTTTTCCTCAAGGAGTGCGCGCAGGGCGTTGACGCCTGCCCTCTCAATCCGGCGGCTAGAACGAACGGTTGACACTGTCCCCCTCGAAATCAGTGACCGTCAGGATACTGGCAGGCTCTGACAACGTGTGCTGATCGCGGCCACCTTGGGGTTGAGCCTGGTCTTGTGGGTTGGGAGGTACGGGCGAAACCCGTGCTTGGTGCTCAGTGTCAGCGGTGTGTCAGCGTCCCCCACGGCTTGGTCGCCACGTTTGCTCCTCGCCGCGCGGGATGAGCCGGCTGGCTGCGCAGCTGCCGTTCTAGCCGAAGGACAGCTCGCGGAAGGCGTTGCGAAGGTCCGTCAGGGGCTGGCGGTCGCGGGTGTAGTAGAGCTTGTTGGTCAGCAGCACCGCCCACCGTCGGCGTCTGGGGCAGACCCACATGCCGGTGCCGGTGAAGCCGTAGTGGACCCAGACGTCGTCGGCAGGAGCGGTTCCGGGGGCGGGGTGCCAGAACAGGCCACGTGCGGGCTCCAGGGTGCCGGTCTGGATGGTCAGCGACTCCGTGGTCCAGGCCGGGCCGAACCCGGCCCGCCCTGGGGCCGCGGCGGTGTCCAGCATGTAGCGCAGGAAGACTGTGAGGTCGTCGAGGACGGTGAAGGCGCCGGCGATGCCGCACACTCCGCCCAGGAGTCGGGCGGAGAAGTCGTGGGCATTGCCCTTGAGATGGGTGTCGGTGTCCTGGTCGAGCTCGGTTGGCGCGCACCGGGCGGCGATCTCGGCGGGCAGTGGTCCGAAGCAAGTGGAGTTCATGCCCAGCGGCTGCCAGGTTCGTTCCGTGGCGAGCCGGTCGAGGCTCTGAGCGGAGAGGTGTTCGGCGAGGTAGCCCAGGATGAGGGCGGCCCGGTCGGTGTACTCGACGGCCTCGCCAGGGTGGCGGTGCAGGGCTTCGTGGAGGACGCCGTCGCGGATGTCCTGTGGGTCGGTGCCGTACAGGTTCTTGAGCTGGGCCCGCAGTGGGACGCCAGCGGTGTGGGTCAGGAGGTGGCGGGCGGTCACTGCTCCGAGCGGGTGACCTTCGACCTCGGGCCAGAGGGTGCCGAGTGGGGAGTCGAGATCGAGTTTGCCTTCCTCCCAAAGGGCACCGATGGAGGACCACACGGCGAGGATCTTGGTGAGGCTGGCGGCGTCGAAGACGGTGTCGGGCCGCATCGGTACGTCCGGCTCGTCGGGGTCGAGGACGCCGATGGTGCTGTGGGCGCGCGTGGCCGCGGCGTCGCCGACGGCCCACACGGCGCCGGGGTAGACCTTGTTGCGGACGCCCTCACTCAGGAGCTGTTCGATGCAGTCGGTGCGGTACGTCATGGTCTCCCTGTTCGCCGTGGGCATCCCGCTGGGTCAGCGTAGTGACGCGGGCGGGACGCGCGGGGCAATGGCGTGTCTGGCATCGGCCGTGGCACAGGCGTTCTCGTTGCCACGCTGCTGCTCGCACCGTGCTGGACCTAGCAGCCGACGCTGTTAGGCGCAGCGCTCTGACCAGGCATCTGGTGGTCTAGCAGCCGCACTGGCCAGATGTGTGAGCGTGTTTCAGGTGAGCTGGTGGCCGAGGTCGGCCAGGGCCTGGGCCGTCGCCGGGAGGGGGTAGCGGGCGGCGTTCGCGTAGCCCGCTTGTCGTAGGGCTGGTAGTAGGCCGGGGGTGGTCCGCAGGCGGTCGAGGTCGCGGGTGAGAGCGGCGGGGTGGGTGAAGTCGGTAGCCATGCCGGAGGCGGCGAGGGCTTCGCTGAGGCCAGGCACGGGTTGGTAGAGGACGGGCAATCCGCAGGCTTGGGCTTCCAGCGCGACCAGGCCCATGGCCTCCAGGGTGGTGGACGGCATGACCAGCGCGTCGTGTTCGGTGAACGCCTTCCACAGTTGGGGACGGCGGAGCCAGCCGAGGTAACGGGCCCTCACACCTGCCCGCTGCAGCAGCGGGGCCAGGCCATGGAACTGGGATCTGGGGGCGGCAATGCTCAGCTCGACGCCTCGGACGGGGACCAGGCTCTTGACCAGGGCCTCCACGCCCTTCTCGGCGGTCAGACGACCCGCGTACAGCAGGCGCAGGTGGCTAGTGGACGTGCGGGCAGGCCGAGGTGGTGGGTCGGTGATCAGGTGGTCGGGGATGCCCCAGGGGATGTGGGCGATTTTCCGGTGGTCCACCTGTGGGGCGAGTTTGAGGAGGTGGTCGGCCATCGCACTGGTGGGTACCACGATGGCGTGGGCGGCCCTGGCGGTCTCCCGCAGGACCTGGAGCTGGTTGCGGTGGACTCCTGCGAAGAGCAGGTCCGTGCCGTGGACCAGGGCGATCCTGGGGTGTGCGGGCAGGGCTCGGAGCAGGGCGGGGGTGGCGCCGAAGGCGAGGTGCTGCAGGTGCAGGACGCCTATCTGGGACGGGTCGATCGCGGACGCGAGAGCTTCGCGTAGGGCTGCGACGTAGCGGTCGAAGGCGGGGCCCTCCAGGCACTTCCCGGCCACGGGCAGCAGGTCGAGGCCGGCTCGGGGGCGGCGTGTGGAACCGGGCGGGGTGAGCATGAATGCCCGTGCGGGGATGAGGGGCCTGTCGCCGGTGTAGAGGTCGAGGAAGAGTTCGACGCTGCCGCCGGGGCTCCCGGCGGGCAGGTCGAGGAAGGTGGCGGCCAGCGGTCCGGTGGCCGGGCGGACAAGGGGGCTCACAGCGCTCCTCGGGAGATCTCTTCGTAGAGGCGGGAGATGTCGATGCCGCTGGTGGCCGCGTACTTGGCGCGTTGCTGCTGATAGCTGGCCGGGGTGCCGAAGGCGGTGAGGAAGATCAGCTTGCCGAAGGTCATGCCCGGGTAGATGCGGGCGGGCTTGGTGGCGCGGATCTCCAGGGTCCAGCGGATGGCGTGGCCTTGGTGGCCGAGCGGGGCGGAGACGTGGACCCAGATGCCGAGTGAGCCGGTGGCACGGTCGCCGTTGAGCATCTGCGCGTACGTCTCGGAGCCGGTCTTCTCCAGCGTGACGCCGAGGTAGAGCACGCCCGGCTTCAGCACCAGGCCGGATGTGGGGATGGTCTGCTCGGTGAATGCAGTCGGGGCGGCGGCGTCCAGGTCGCTGTCGCAGATGCGGATCGTGTCCCCGAGGCGCCAGTCGTAGGCGTTCGGGGAGAGGCGGGTGGGGTCGTACGGGTCGATGGTGATCTCGTCGGCCTGGATGGCGGCGGCGATCGCGGGGCCGGTAAGGATCACGAGGCGACCGCCGGGATGCGGGCCGTGTCCTGCCAGTAGTGGGAGGGCTGCGGGCCTGTGGCGGCCTGGTACTTGCCGCGGTAGAGCGTGATGGAACCGGTGGAGACGAAGAACATGATCTGCCCGATCTTCATGCCGGCGTACACCCGCAGCGGCCGGATCGGTGTGAGCATCAGCGTCCACTGCCCGTGAAAGCCGATGTCGCCGATAGGGGCGGTGATCTCGACGAAAAGTCCCAGTCGGCCGACGGAGGAGCGGCCGAACAACAGCGGTACGAACGTGTCGGAGCCGACCTGTTCGAGGGTGTGGCCGAGGTAGAGCTCGCCGGGCTGGAGCACGTACCCGTGCTCGTCGATCTCGACCACCTGTGTGGGGTTCGGCTGGTGGGCGTCGATGACCGCTGCGGTGTACGTCAGCAGCGTGGGGCCGAGGCGGACGTTGTAGCTGTTGGGGTTGACCTGCTCGGGCTCGAAGGGGGTGATCGTTAAGCGTCCGTCGTGGGCGGCGGCGGTGATCTCGGGGCCGGTGAGGATCATCGGGCGGTCTCTCCCTTCTCTTCGGGCAGTGGGGTGGCGATGGTGCGGCGCACGGCCTGGCCGAGCCGGAGCCCGGCCTGGCGGGTGCGTCCGCCGAGGTAGGTGTCGGCGAGGTAGCCGGTGGTCAGCACGGAGCGGATTCCCGCTGGCAGTGGCCGGGGTGCGATGGCCAGGGGGCCGACCTGTTCGGTCAGGCGCGTGAGCAGGCCGTCCAGGTCCTTCGTGTAGGTGTCGGGGAGGAAGGCGTGGACGAGCTGGTTGTCGAAGGGCTCGATGGCCAGCAGGTCCCCAAGCGTGAGCCGGTCACCGAGGTAGGTGGGCCGCAGGGCGGTCTCGTTGAGAACGACCGCGTCGGCCCCGAACCCGGTGTGGAGCCGTTCGGCGATTTCCTGCAGTAGGTGGTGCCGATCCAATTCGGTGTCCCGGTACGGCGCGTTCACCGTGCCGAGGGTGGCGGCGAGCATCCGGCCGATGAAGGCGATCTTCTCCTGCAGTACGGCGAGGTCCTCGGGGGCCACGGATGGGGTGGGGAAGGCGCAGGTGCGGGCGGCCCAGCCGGTGCCGACGGGCTCGGCGGTGGCGTAGCCGATGCCGAGCTCACGGCCTTTGACCACCAGGGTGTCGCCGACGTGGACGGGTCCGTAGGTGTCGCTGTGGCAGTGCCCGGAGAAGATGACGTCTGTGAACGGGCAGGCCGCGGCCAGCTTCAGGTCCTCGTCGAAGCCGGAGTGGGACAGCACTATCCAGGCGTCGGTCCGGTGATGGTGCTCCAGCATCAGCTCGCGCAGAGCCTGAGCCGGGTCGGTGACGTGGTGGCCCGCGCGCTGGTCAGCAGGGATCGCGTTGAATGCTTGCGGGCCGATCGCCGCGGTGACGGCGACTCGCCGGCCGCCGATGCGCTCGATGCGTACGCGGTCGAAGAGGGGCTCGCCATCGTCGTCGATCGTGTTCGCGCATACGGTCATCACGCGCAGATCCGGTTCGAAGTAGTGCGGCCAGCCGTGGTTTCCCGGGGCGAGCAGGTCGTACAGGCTGGTGAGGATTTCGCGTTCGATCTGGCCCTTGCCGAAGCGGTAGAAGCCGCTGCCTTCGAAGAAGTCGCCGCAATCGACGATCAGGCTGTCGGCCCTGGCGGTGTGGAGGTGGGCGAGCATCGGCGCGCCCGTGTCGAAGGCGGAGTGGACATCGGTCGTGGCCGTGATCCGGAGGAGTTCTCGGCTCATGGGGTGACCTCGCAGATGTCGGCGCCGAGGGCGTGGAGTTTGGTGGGCAGGTCGGCGTGGCCGCGGCGGAGCTGGTCGAGGCCGCCGAGGGTGGTGACGCCGCGGGCGGTGAGGCCAGCGATGAGCAGGGCGGAGCCCGTGCGGATGTCGGTGGCCTCCACCCCGGCGCCAGTCAGCCGCTGCGGACCGGTGAGGTGGCATTCGGTGGGCGACAGCTCGTGGATCTCGGAACCCAAGCGGGCGAGCTGGGGCAGCAGGTTGCTGTGGCGACCGGGATTGATGGCGTCGGCGAACAGATGCTTGCCGGTGTACCCCAGGGCCAGCGCCATCAGTGGCGGTTCGAAGTCGGCGTCCAGGCCCTCCGGGGAGAGGGACGCGATGGCTCGCAGCGATCGGCCGGTCGGCTCGGCGTCGCGGGCCTGGACGGTGAGAGCACCGCCCTCCACGCCGGCGGGGACACCGATCCACTGCAAGGCATTGATCAGAGGAGCGACGTCGTCGCCGCGTACGCCGAAGATGTGCGCGCTGCCGCCGGTCGCAGCGACCGCGCAGGCCAGGGTTCCGGCTTCGACCTTGTCGCCGGGCACCCTCCAGACGATGGTCTCCGCCGAGACGGAGGCGGCCGGCTCGAGCGCCAGGACGGTCTCGCTGGCCCGGCACTCCCATCCTGCTGCCTGCAGTGCTTCAACGACGCTGAGCACCTCGGGCGAGAGGTTGGGCCTCCCGAGGCGTAGAGACCGTCCAGCCACGACGGCGCGCAGGAGGGCGGCGATGGTCGCCCCGCGGGACCGGAAGGGCAGCACCAGGGACACGGTTCCGGTCCGGCTGGCGGCTGCCTCGACGAGGTATCCGTTGTCGTCGATGGTCGTGCGGTCGCCGAAGCTCTCGTAGACCTTGAAGTGCAATTCCATCCCACGTTCGCCGATCCGGCAGCCGCCCGGCCACGGCAGCCAGGCGCGGCCGTATGCGCCCAGCAGAGCCGGTACGAGGTAGTACGAGGCCCGGATACGAGCGGCGACCTCGGGATCCTGGCCCGGCTGGGGTTTGTCGCTCGGCAGGATCACCGTGGTGTGCGGATCTCTGATCGGGCGGGCCGCGTGCCAGCCAGCCTGCTGGAGCAGGGTGAGCATCGTCTCGACGTCCGTGTTCGCTGGGACGTTTCCCAGATGCACCGGGCGGTGCAGGGCCGCAGCGGCGGCCAGCAGGGGCAAAGCCGCGTTCTTGGACCCGTCGACGGTGATGGAACCGGCAAGGGGACTGCCGGGTCGGACGGCGACCACTTCGGCGGCGACTGGCGGAACTCGTACAGCTGTCAACAGTCAACTCCTCTGCATTGGAAGGCGCGGTGGGGCGGGAGCGGGGCGCTGACCTTGAACTGGGCCCAGCAGCGCTTGCCGGACGGCGTCGGATCGAATCCGTGGCGATCGGCGAGTGCGGCGATGAGGAACAGGCCCCGTCCGCCTTCCTTCTCCGTATCCGGCAGGCCGACCCGCGGGACGTTGGGGCTGGCGTCGGTCACCTCGATCAGCAGACCGTCGCTGTTCAGGCGGGCGGTGGCCACGATTGGACCGTCGTTCGTGTGCCGTACCGCGTTGGTGATCAGCTCTGCGGCCACCAGCTCCGCCGAGTCCAGGAGCTCCGGGTCGAGGAGGGCGCCCCAGGCCCGTATCCCGGCAGCGAGCTGCTGCCGTGCGGATGCGGCAGCGGCTCGTGTGCCCGCGACGGGAAAACAGATCTGGTGCACTTCCATGAGCGGCCTCCTGGATCGGTGCGGCCACTCCACGCAACCGCTCCAGGGGCAACCGGAACCAGGCCGTGTGCCAGGGCTGCATCACTTATGCAGGAGCTGCATCACGGTCAATTGCCAGTCGATTACGCTCGGTCGAGCAGGCAGGATCGGCGACGGCAGGAGGAGCCGTGGCACAGATGGCCGAAGCGCAGAGCGAAGCGAGACGGATCGGCGAAGTGATCCGTCAGGCACGCGTGTTACAGCGGCGCTCGCAGAGGGACGTCGCCGCCGCACTGGGGTATCACCAGTCGAAGGTGAGCCGCCTGGAGAGCGGCAGGGGCACGGAGGACGTGCGCGTGCTGCGCGAGATCGCACAGGTACTGGAGATTCCGCCGCAATGTCTCGGCCTCGCCGCCGCCCCCGACGCCAGCCCCGCCGACCCCGGAACCGAGGACATGCACCGCCGTACCTTCCTTGCCGTGAGCGCCGCCGCGCTCGCGGCTCCGCCGCCGTCGACCGCAGCACATCACGAGCTGGTCCGGGTCCTGCTGCCAGGCACGAGCCCTGCGGCCACCGGGCAAGCCTTGGCCATCGACGAGCTGCGGGAGCGGGCACGGGCCGTACGCCGGATGTTCTGCATGTGCGACTACGCGGAACTGGAGCAGACCCTGCCGGGTCTCATCGCCGATCTGCGCCAGGCCGCCGGTGGCTCATCCGGCTCGGCGGAGGCGTCCGGGTTGCTCGCGACCGCGTACCAGACGTCGGTGAGCCTGTTGCTGAAGCTAGCCGATCAGGGCAACGCCTGGCTCGCGGCTGGTCGGGCCATGGCCGAGGCGGAGAGGTCCGGGGATCCTGTCGTCCTCGCCGCCAGTGTCCGCGTTCACGCCCACGTGCTCGTGCGGGAGAAGCACACCGCCCAGGCCGTGAACATCATCCGCCACACCGCCGACCAGCTCACAGGCTCCTACGACCAGCGCTCGCCCCGGTACCTGGCAGCGGTCGGTCTGCTGTTGCTCCGCGGGGCGACCGCCGCCAGCAGAGACGGTGACCGCGACACCACCCAGGACTTCCTCACCGAGGCCAAGGAGGTGGCTCGCTACGTCGCCTTCGACCGGCCTGACGCCTGGGCGAACTTCAGCCCCACCAATGTCGCCCTGCACGAGGTCAGCGCGGCCGTCTCCTTCGGCGACGCGGGCATCGCCCTGGAGACCGCCCGTCCCCTCATGCGCCGCCACATCCCCGTACCCGAGCGCCGTGCTGCCCTGTGGGTCGAAACTGCCCGCGCCTACAGCCAGCAGGGCCGCCTCGCCGACGGATACCAGGCCCTGCGCATCGCTGAGAGCTGCGCGGCACAGGACATCCGCCGCCCTGCCGTCCGGGAACTGGTCGCCGACATGGCCGCCCGCGACCGCCGCCGTACCCTGCCGGAACTGCACCACTTCAGCCGACAGCTGGGAGTCCCCGCGTGAGTGATCAGCCCGACCAGCAGAGCAAG
Coding sequences within it:
- a CDS encoding glycosyltransferase family 4 protein, whose translation is MSPLVRPATGPLAATFLDLPAGSPGGSVELFLDLYTGDRPLIPARAFMLTPPGSTRRPRAGLDLLPVAGKCLEGPAFDRYVAALREALASAIDPSQIGVLHLQHLAFGATPALLRALPAHPRIALVHGTDLLFAGVHRNQLQVLRETARAAHAIVVPTSAMADHLLKLAPQVDHRKIAHIPWGIPDHLITDPPPRPARTSTSHLRLLYAGRLTAEKGVEALVKSLVPVRGVELSIAAPRSQFHGLAPLLQRAGVRARYLGWLRRPQLWKAFTEHDALVMPSTTLEAMGLVALEAQACGLPVLYQPVPGLSEALAASGMATDFTHPAALTRDLDRLRTTPGLLPALRQAGYANAARYPLPATAQALADLGHQLT
- a CDS encoding serine hydrolase — protein: MTYRTDCIEQLLSEGVRNKVYPGAVWAVGDAAATRAHSTIGVLDPDEPDVPMRPDTVFDAASLTKILAVWSSIGALWEEGKLDLDSPLGTLWPEVEGHPLGAVTARHLLTHTAGVPLRAQLKNLYGTDPQDIRDGVLHEALHRHPGEAVEYTDRAALILGYLAEHLSAQSLDRLATERTWQPLGMNSTCFGPLPAEIAARCAPTELDQDTDTHLKGNAHDFSARLLGGVCGIAGAFTVLDDLTVFLRYMLDTAAAPGRAGFGPAWTTESLTIQTGTLEPARGLFWHPAPGTAPADDVWVHYGFTGTGMWVCPRRRRWAVLLTNKLYYTRDRQPLTDLRNAFRELSFG
- a CDS encoding helix-turn-helix domain-containing protein: MAEAQSEARRIGEVIRQARVLQRRSQRDVAAALGYHQSKVSRLESGRGTEDVRVLREIAQVLEIPPQCLGLAAAPDASPADPGTEDMHRRTFLAVSAAALAAPPPSTAAHHELVRVLLPGTSPAATGQALAIDELRERARAVRRMFCMCDYAELEQTLPGLIADLRQAAGGSSGSAEASGLLATAYQTSVSLLLKLADQGNAWLAAGRAMAEAERSGDPVVLAASVRVHAHVLVREKHTAQAVNIIRHTADQLTGSYDQRSPRYLAAVGLLLLRGATAASRDGDRDTTQDFLTEAKEVARYVAFDRPDAWANFSPTNVALHEVSAAVSFGDAGIALETARPLMRRHIPVPERRAALWVETARAYSQQGRLADGYQALRIAESCAAQDIRRPAVRELVADMAARDRRRTLPELHHFSRQLGVPA
- a CDS encoding ATP-binding protein; the encoded protein is MEVHQICFPVAGTRAAAASARQQLAAGIRAWGALLDPELLDSAELVAAELITNAVRHTNDGPIVATARLNSDGLLIEVTDASPNVPRVGLPDTEKEGGRGLFLIAALADRHGFDPTPSGKRCWAQFKVSAPLPPHRAFQCRGVDC
- a CDS encoding deoxycytidine triphosphate deaminase, with amino-acid sequence MILTGPAIAAAIQADEITIDPYDPTRLSPNAYDWRLGDTIRICDSDLDAAAPTAFTEQTIPTSGLVLKPGVLYLGVTLEKTGSETYAQMLNGDRATGSLGIWVHVSAPLGHQGHAIRWTLEIRATKPARIYPGMTFGKLIFLTAFGTPASYQQQRAKYAATSGIDISRLYEEISRGAL
- a CDS encoding metallophosphoesterase produces the protein MSRELLRITATTDVHSAFDTGAPMLAHLHTARADSLIVDCGDFFEGSGFYRFGKGQIEREILTSLYDLLAPGNHGWPHYFEPDLRVMTVCANTIDDDGEPLFDRVRIERIGGRRVAVTAAIGPQAFNAIPADQRAGHHVTDPAQALRELMLEHHHRTDAWIVLSHSGFDEDLKLAAACPFTDVIFSGHCHSDTYGPVHVGDTLVVKGRELGIGYATAEPVGTGWAARTCAFPTPSVAPEDLAVLQEKIAFIGRMLAATLGTVNAPYRDTELDRHHLLQEIAERLHTGFGADAVVLNETALRPTYLGDRLTLGDLLAIEPFDNQLVHAFLPDTYTKDLDGLLTRLTEQVGPLAIAPRPLPAGIRSVLTTGYLADTYLGGRTRQAGLRLGQAVRRTIATPLPEEKGETAR
- the dcd gene encoding dCTP deaminase, which encodes MILTGPEITAAAHDGRLTITPFEPEQVNPNSYNVRLGPTLLTYTAAVIDAHQPNPTQVVEIDEHGYVLQPGELYLGHTLEQVGSDTFVPLLFGRSSVGRLGLFVEITAPIGDIGFHGQWTLMLTPIRPLRVYAGMKIGQIMFFVSTGSITLYRGKYQAATGPQPSHYWQDTARIPAVAS
- a CDS encoding UDP-N-acetylglucosamine 1-carboxyvinyltransferase, yielding MVAVRPGSPLAGSITVDGSKNAALPLLAAAAALHRPVHLGNVPANTDVETMLTLLQQAGWHAARPIRDPHTTVILPSDKPQPGQDPEVAARIRASYYLVPALLGAYGRAWLPWPGGCRIGERGMELHFKVYESFGDRTTIDDNGYLVEAAASRTGTVSLVLPFRSRGATIAALLRAVVAGRSLRLGRPNLSPEVLSVVEALQAAGWECRASETVLALEPAASVSAETIVWRVPGDKVEAGTLACAVAATGGSAHIFGVRGDDVAPLINALQWIGVPAGVEGGALTVQARDAEPTGRSLRAIASLSPEGLDADFEPPLMALALGYTGKHLFADAINPGRHSNLLPQLARLGSEIHELSPTECHLTGPQRLTGAGVEATDIRTGSALLIAGLTARGVTTLGGLDQLRRGHADLPTKLHALGADICEVTP